CCCGGAGCCGGTCTCCGTCGGGTACATGTACATCCTCAAGCTCCACCACCTGGTCGACGACAAGCTGCACGCTCGGTCGACCGGTCCCTACTCGATGATCACCCAGCAGCCGCTGGGTGGTAAGGCCCAGTTCGGTGGCCAGCGCTTCGGTGAGATGGAGGTGTGGGCGCTGGAGGCATACGGCGCCGCGTACGCCCTCCAGGAGCTGCTGACGATCAAGTCCGACGACGTGACCGGCCGCGTGAAGGTCTACGAGGCCATCGTCAAGGGCGAGAACATCCCTGAGCCCGGCATCCCCGAGTCCTTCAAGGTGCTCATCAAGGAGATGCAGTCCCTGTGCCTCAACGTGGAGGTGCTCTCCTCGGACGGCATGTCCATCGAGATGCGCGACACCGACGAGGACGTCTTCCGCGCAGCGGAGGAGCTCGGTATCGACCTGTCCCGGCGCGAGCCGAGCAGCGTCGAAGAGGTCTGACGGGAGTCCGGTCCGGGGATTCGGTGAAGCATCACTGAATCCCCGGCCGGCCCCAGGACCCCCGTTCCAGACCCCAAGACTTACAACCCTGAGAGGGATTGACGCATAGTGCTCGACGTCAACTTCTTCGACGAGCTCCGGATCGGTCTGGCTACCGCTGACGACATCCGTCAGTGGAGCCACGGCGAGGTCAAGAAGCCGGAGACCATCAACTACCGCACGCTCAAGCCCGAGAAGGACGGACTCTTCTGCGAGAAGATCTTCGGTCCGACCCGGGACTGGGAGTGCTACTGCGGCAAGTACAAGCGTGTCCGCTTCAAGGGCATCATCTGTGAGCGGTGTGGCGTCGAGGTCACCCGCGCCAAGGTGCGCCGTGAGCGGATGGGCCACATCGAGCTCGCCGCTCCCGTCACCCACATCTGGTACTTCAAGGGCGTCCCGTCGCGCCTCGGATACCTGCTCGACCTCGCCCCGAAGGACCTCGAGAAGGTCATCTACTTCGCGGCGTACATGATCACGTTCGTCGACGACGAGCGTCGTACGCGTGACCTGCCCTCCCTCGAGGCGCACGTCTCCGTCGAGCGTCAGCAGATCGAGAACCGTCGCGACTCCGACCTGGAGGCCCGCGCCAAGAAGCTCGAGAACGACCTGGGCGAGCTTGAGGCCGAGGGTGCCAAGGCCGACGTGCGCCGCAAGGTGCGCGAGGGTGCCGAGCGTGAGATGAAGCAGCTGCGCGACCGTGCGCAGCGCGAGATCGACCGTCTCGACGAGGTCTGGGCGCGCTTCAAGAACCTCAAGGTCCAGGACCTGGAGGGCGACGAGCTCCTCTACCGCGAGCTGCGTGACCGCTTCGGCACGTACTTCGACGGTTCGATGGGTGCCGCGGCGCTGCAGAAGCGCCTGGAGTCCTTCGACCTGGAGGAGGAGGCCGAGCGCCTCCGCGAGATCATCCGTACCGGCAAGGGCCAGAAGAAGACCCGTGCGCTCAAGCGCCTCAAGGTCGTCTCCGCGTTCCTGCAGACCAGCAACAAGCCCAACGGCATGGTGCTCGACTGCGTGCCGGTCATCCCGCCGGACCTTCGTCCGATGGTGCAGCTGGACGGTGGCCGCTTCGCGACCTCCGACCTGAACGACCTGTACCGCCGCGTGATCAACCGCAACAACCGTCTGAAGCGTCTGCTCGACCTCGGTGCCCCCGAGATCATCGTGAACAACGAGAAGCGGATGCTCCAGGAGGCGGTCGACGCCCTCTTCGACAACGGCCGTCGTGGTCGCCCGGTCACGGGCCCCGGCAACCGTCCGCTGAAGTCCCTCAGCGACATGCTGAAGGGTAAGCAGGGTCGATTCCGTCAGAACCTGCTCGGTAAGCGTGTGGACTACTCCGCGCGTTCCGTCATCGTCGTCGGTCCGCAGCTGAAGCTGCACCAGTGTGGTCTTCCCAAGGCCATGGCGCTGGAGCTCTTCAAGCCGTTCGTGATGAAGCGCCTGGTCGACCTGAACCACGCGCAGAACATCAAGAGCGCCAAGCGGATGGTCGAGCGCGGCCGCACGGTCGTGTACGACGTCCTCGAAGAGGTCATCGCCGAGCACCCGGTTCTGCTGAACCGTGCGCCCACGCTGCACCGCCTCGGCATCCAGGCCTTCGAGCCCCAGCTGGTCGAGGGCAAGGCCATCCAGATCCACCCGCTCGTCTGCACCGCGTTCAACGCGGACTTCGACGGTGACCAGATGGCCGTGCACCTGCCGCTCTCCGCGGAGGCGCAGGCCGAGGCCCGCATCCTGATGCTGTCCTCGAACAACATCCTGAAGCCGGCCGACGGCCGTCCGGTCACGATGCCGACCCAGGACATGGTCCTCGGTCTGTTCTTCCTGACCACCGACGGTGAGCTCCGCGACACCAAGGGCGAGGGCCGCGCGTTCGGCTCGACGGCCGAGGCGGTCATGGCGTTCGACGCCGGCGAGCTGGCGCTGCAGTCCGAGATCGACATCCGCTTCCCCGTCGGCACCGTCGCCCCGCGTGGCTGGGTTCCCCCGGTCACGGAGGACGGCGAGGACAGCATCGCCGCCGGTGAGTGGCAGCAGGGTGACTCGTTCCGTCTGCGGACGACCCTGGGTCGCGCGCTCTTCAACGAGCTGCTGCCCGAGGACTACCCGTTCGTCGACTACTCCGTCGGCAAGAAGCAGCTCTCCGAGATCGTCAACGACCTCGCCGAGCGCTACCCCAAGGTCATCGTGGCGGCGACGCTCGACAACCTGAAGGCGGCGGGCTTCTACTGGGCGACCCGTTCCGGTGTCACCGTGGCCATCTCCGACGTCGTCGTTCCCGAGGCGAAGAAGGAGATCGTCAAGGGCTACGAGGCGCAGGACGAGAAGGTCCAGAAGCAGTACGAGCGCGGCCTGATCACCAAGGAAGAGCGCACGCAGGAGCTCATCGCGATCTGGACCAAGGCGACCAACGAGGTTGCCGAGGCGATGAACGCGAACTTCCCCAAGACGAACCCCATCTTCATGATGGTTGACTCGGGTGCCCGAGGAAACATGATGCAGATGCGTCAGATCGCCGGTATGCGTGGTCTGGTGTCGAACGCCAAGAACGAGACCATCCCGCGTCCCATCAAGGCGTCGTTCCGCGAGGGCCTCACCGTCCTCGAGTACTTCATCTCCACGCACGGTGCCCGTAAGGGTCTCGCCGACACCGCCCTGCGTACCGCCGACTCGGGTTACCTGACCCGTCGTCTGGTGGACGTCTCGCAGGACGTCATCATCCGCGAGGAGGACTGTGGCACCGAGCGCGGTCTGAAGCTGCGGATCGCGGCCAAGGACGAGACCGGTGTCCTGCGGAAGACGGACGACGTCGAGACCTCCGTGTACGCGCGGATGCTCGCCGAGGACGTCGTCGT
Above is a genomic segment from Streptomyces sp. NBC_00094 containing:
- a CDS encoding DNA-directed RNA polymerase subunit beta' gives rise to the protein MLDVNFFDELRIGLATADDIRQWSHGEVKKPETINYRTLKPEKDGLFCEKIFGPTRDWECYCGKYKRVRFKGIICERCGVEVTRAKVRRERMGHIELAAPVTHIWYFKGVPSRLGYLLDLAPKDLEKVIYFAAYMITFVDDERRTRDLPSLEAHVSVERQQIENRRDSDLEARAKKLENDLGELEAEGAKADVRRKVREGAEREMKQLRDRAQREIDRLDEVWARFKNLKVQDLEGDELLYRELRDRFGTYFDGSMGAAALQKRLESFDLEEEAERLREIIRTGKGQKKTRALKRLKVVSAFLQTSNKPNGMVLDCVPVIPPDLRPMVQLDGGRFATSDLNDLYRRVINRNNRLKRLLDLGAPEIIVNNEKRMLQEAVDALFDNGRRGRPVTGPGNRPLKSLSDMLKGKQGRFRQNLLGKRVDYSARSVIVVGPQLKLHQCGLPKAMALELFKPFVMKRLVDLNHAQNIKSAKRMVERGRTVVYDVLEEVIAEHPVLLNRAPTLHRLGIQAFEPQLVEGKAIQIHPLVCTAFNADFDGDQMAVHLPLSAEAQAEARILMLSSNNILKPADGRPVTMPTQDMVLGLFFLTTDGELRDTKGEGRAFGSTAEAVMAFDAGELALQSEIDIRFPVGTVAPRGWVPPVTEDGEDSIAAGEWQQGDSFRLRTTLGRALFNELLPEDYPFVDYSVGKKQLSEIVNDLAERYPKVIVAATLDNLKAAGFYWATRSGVTVAISDVVVPEAKKEIVKGYEAQDEKVQKQYERGLITKEERTQELIAIWTKATNEVAEAMNANFPKTNPIFMMVDSGARGNMMQMRQIAGMRGLVSNAKNETIPRPIKASFREGLTVLEYFISTHGARKGLADTALRTADSGYLTRRLVDVSQDVIIREEDCGTERGLKLRIAAKDETGVLRKTDDVETSVYARMLAEDVVVDGKVIAPANVDLGDVLIDALVNAGVEEVKTRSVLTCESAVGTCAFCYGRSLATGKLVDIGEAVGIIAAQSIGEPGTQLTMRTFHTGGVAGDDITQGLPRVVELFEARQPKGVAPISEAAGRIRIEETEKTKKIVVTPDDGTDETAFPISKRARLLVGEGDHVEVGQKLTVGATNPHDVLRILGQRAVQIHLVAEVQKVYNSQGVSIHDKHIEIIIRQMLRRVTIIESGDAELLPGELVERSKFETENRRVVTEGGHPASGRPQLMGITKASLATESWLSAASFQETTRVLTDAAINAKSDSLVGLKENVIIGKLIPAGTGLARYRNIRVEPTEEAKAAMYSAVGYDDIDYSPFGSGSGQAVPLEDYDYGPYNQ